TTACAAAAGTAGGGCCCgggcttctctttttatttttaatatttgtttttgctgaggaagatttgccatgagctaacatctgttgccagtcttcctctttttttatgtgagcctccaccatagcatggccactgacaggcaaGTGGGGTAGGTCctcgcctgggaaccgaacccgggctgcagaaggagagcatgctgaacttcacccctaggccaccagggctggcccccaggcatCTCTTTGTAAAAAGTTTCCCTGGTGACTCTGTTCAACTGTGAGATTCGGGAATACCTTCCAGATAGAGGGACTAGTTTGAGGGACAGGACAGTCAGCACAGGGCATGTTTGGAGAACAACGTTAATCTGATCATTGATTTTGGCAGGAGCTGAGAGTACATTAGGGAATACCAGGAGAGATGAGGCCATCAGGGTGGCTTGGAGCTGGGATCTGGAAGGCTTTAGCTGCCAGGGCTGGGCATGTGGACTTTATTCCATAGATAAAGAGCAGGTAGGGAAGAGTTTTGTGTACAGGAGGGTTTTGTGTAGGGAAAGAGCATGTCCTcttggaggagggcaggagagacTGGAAGGTGCTAAGTGGCTGGGGACAGGGGACCTATGCGGTATCAGTTGCAGTATCTGAATAGCTAAGGTGGTAATGGTGGCACTGGGAAGGAAGGGGGCAGAGTGGAAGGCTTTTCAGAGGAAGAACATGCTGGGTTTGTGACTGATTGGTGAGGCAGGGTGGAAGAAGACAGGCCAGAGCCAGAGCTTACTGTCGCTTATGAGGCGGCGCAGAGTGTCGAGCGGAGGGGTGTGGTGAGTGGAGGGGATGCTGCTGGGAGACCACTTTGGattgtttttgtttcctctctAACCCATGGCCGCTGTACCTAGTCAGTCGTGATTGCGTCACGGTGAGGTGGGGGCCAGATCTTATCACCAGAAGTGGGTCATGGGAGTTGATAATGCTCTTTGGGGTTGGGGCCTTCGAGAATCCCAGAATGGTTGCTGTGGTTTTTGAGACAGGTTCATGGTGAAGCTGGCTGAAGAGACCGATGGGATCATTGTCTCCAATGACCAGTTCCGGGACCTGGCGGAGGAGTCTGAGAAGTGGATGGCAATCATCAGAGAGCGGTGAGGGAGCCCTCCCCTGAGAATAGGGCATGGACTCAGACCTTTGTCTAAAACTAgctctgctctgccaccagctcaGGACTCTGGGAAGGGGCTTGACGTTGCCTTTAAGGATGATAGCCAGCAGCTTATGGTGGTGTTGGTCTCAGCTGTCTGATAGGTGGGCAAGGGTGCCTCTGTGACCACACATTCTCTGTTCCCATCCAGCCTCCTGCCCTTCACCTTCGTGGGAAACCTCTTTATGGTCCCTGATGACCCATTGGGGCGACATGGCCCCATGCTGGATGAGTTCCTGAAGAAGCCAGCCAGGTAATGCCCCACATTCTCCTaggcagcccccagccctggccctttCTCTGAGGGGCCTTCAGGCCTGGAGACTTGGGGGAAGTGTGACCTCAGTCTGGGCCAGCTTAATTCTGTAGTCATTTAAGTTGCCTTGGGCTTGGCTTTTAACTGCTTCCCAGGGAATTCTAACACAAACCCTCTGGCTGGGAGGGAAGCTCCTGTGTCTTGTTTCCCCTCATCAGTGTATTTGATGGAGTTATTTGGAAGATGGTTGCTTTTACTTATGGTCACTTGTATTCCACTTGCCTTCTGCTGGACCATTAagtgattaattaattaatttattttttaaagattttatttttttttcctttttctccccaaagccccccggtacatagttgtatattcttagttgtggatccttctagttgtggcatgtgggacgccgcctcagcgtggtttgatgagcagtgccatgcccgcgcccaggattcaaactgatgaaacactgggccgcctgcagcggagcacgcgaacttaaccactcggccacggggccagcccctaagtgaTTAATTTATTAAACTGGAAGTATATCATACTGGGGACCGGGTTCACCTTCCTGGTTCCAAAGGAACTTTCCATCTTCCCTTCAGAAGCGGGTTGATAGTGCTGCTCAGTGGTCAGCTTGGGGAACTTCAGGATTGTCCCTCAGggccaggaagaggcaggataGTTAACTGGAGAGGAGAGCTGGAAGGTCCACTGAGCTCGAACTCCCTCCAGGATGCTCATCAGctctttttgttctctctgcttctttccagGGCACAGGGGTCTTCTAAGGCTCAGCATCCTTCTAGGGGCTTTGCAGAACATGGTAATCAGcagcagggaagaaaagaagaggaaaaaggcagTAGTGGTATCCGGAAGACCCGGGAGACAGAGCGGCTCCGGCGCCAGCTGCTGGAGGTATTTCGGGGCCAGGATCACAAAGTGGACTTCATCCTGCAGCGGGAGCCGCACTGCCGGGACATCAACCAGCTCTCTGAGGCCCTGCTCAGTCTCAACTTTTAAGCCTCACCAGCCTGAGTGGCTGCCACCTGGCCAGCTCCAGCCTCACCCAACTTAGCCCCTTGTGTGAGACTCCCTCTGCTGCTCAGACTGACCCAGACCCACTCTGAGTTGGTGCTTTGGTCAGGGCAGCACTGAGGAAGAGCACTTGTGTGGGGAATGCTCTTGCCCGGGGCACTTTGGGGTCAGGTCCATAAAGTGACCTGATCTCATCTTGAGTCAGGACCTCAACCAGCTCTCAGGAGGTTCCGCTCTGCCTTAACTTCTCAACCTTGCCTTAGCACAGGGATTCTGTAGGGAGTGGGGGCTGCTGGAAAGGGCAGGTCCTGGCCATTGGGATGCCGGCTCCTCATCCAAGCTGAGTCGGGATCGAGGcttgggtgggtgggaggggaatGAAGAAAAGTGGCAAGGAAGTGAAGCCTTTCCTCCCCCTGGCTGAGGAAGGATGGAGGACAGGATGCACAGGATGCttcccaggctgggctgggctcctgggTACAGTGAAGGGAACACTGGGCCTGGAAAGGCTGGTGCTACGGTGTCTGGGTCACAGTGGGGCAGCAGAGAGCTggtggagaaggcagagggagactTGGCTCCTGGTTTCAGCTGTGCCTGTCTGTGACCTTGATTGAGCTGCCTGGCATTTACTTCTGCCTGTAAATCAGGGTAAAAATGCCTGTTGGGAGAAGGAATGAGAACATGGAGGAAGGCCCGTTGGAGGGAAGGTACTTGGACCAAGTCTCAGGTGTGTCCGTCTGTGGCTGCACAGGCTTCCTAACCAAAACCTCATTTCAGAGTGCAGAGgtcctctgtccccagggcctgtGCCCTAGATTTTAACACTGCGTCCTCAGTATAACGTGCCCTATAATGGCTGCGTCCCTTTTAGGCAACCCCCCAAGTCCGCATTTACAAAACAGTTGATTAGGGCTGACTGACTGCATACCAAAATACTCTCAGGGTTCCTATAAATGGCAGCTCTCCTGTTGCATTCAGGTGTTTGTTTACAGATGAGCGAATGTGTCAGGAAGTTCCCGGTTAGAAGCACTTGCTGAAGTGTCGAGCATTCACCAAAGCGATGAAGCCATGCTCGGCAATGATGATGTTAATGTGCTCTGACCCTAGCGTTTTCTCCACAGAACACATATGTTGCATAAAGTGAGGCccacttctgctctgtgtgtgtgtgtacacgtgtgtgtatgGGGATCGGGGGGTTACAGAGTTTGGATCTAGAGGAACCAAttatctggaaaatgaaaacagaagaatCAGAGTTGGAAGATACCTGGCTGGCCACCAGACCAATTGCTGTCAATCAGGACATTCTCTCTCCACCCTGATGCCTACAGGTCATTCTCCTGCATCTGCGTGAAGTCCTGCCATGCCCGGGAATTTACTGCCTCCAAGGCAGCATGTTGCACCGTGGACAGCATTAGTCAGTAGTCCTTCCTTTTGGGCACCCCAAATGTGCTTTTCTGTTACTTCTACCTTTGAGGCAGGTCATCCTGACAATACAGAGCCAGTCAGCTTCCTAGAGTCCAAGACCAGATAAAGGAGTAGGACAGGTGCCGCTGGGTGCTGTGCTGTTTGGACCCTGCAGCAAGGCCCTGGACGCGATCCTCTTTAGGCTCTGACTACTCCCTGAACGGCACAGGAAGTTCAATACTGCTGCCCCGGTCCATTGCAGCAACTAGCATGGGGAGCCAAATGGTGATGGCGGGGGTCCCTGGGTTCCCGTGTCTGAGCCCCTCCTCCCTATTGGTGAGGTACACCACTAGAACCTGTTGACCTGGGCTGGGGCAGATGTGTTGGAGAGAAGCTAGCCAGGGAGGTGGCAGTGACTAAGTCCCCTCAGAAGAAAGGAGATTTGCCAATATGGCCTAAATTGAGGGCTAGGGGAACTACTGGTCAAGTTGTGGTAGATACCAGGGTAGACAGAAAGGGAGAGGGTCCTAGACAAACACTTGGGACTTTGTTTCCTGATATGGCACGGTCTGTATTTTGCATAGGGTCCTTGCCCCTTTCAGTTTCAACGATGGGGGTGTGCTGTAGGCCAGAGGTATCTTCTGCCCTTTTGTGCTGGGGACCTTCTGACTGAAGTGGCCCCTATCAGATGAGAGACAAGTCCTAAGCTTCTTACAGACCCGGATGTTGGCTTTGTCCTGCTGCAGCTTGATGAACTGGGACCAGCGTGTGATTGCTTTCTTAATTCACTGACTTGCGGTGACAGACTGAAGGCTGTCGTAGACTTGGGCCTCGACTCTTCCTCTGCTGGCATCCTAATGGCACTGTGTGAACAAGTATGCAGGGTGACCAGAGAACCCACTGGAAGTGGAGCATCATTTCTCTTGTCTTCTAGTCTCAACCTTTATGATGATCTCATGCTCCAAATTTGTTACCAGCTCTTTTGGTGATGGAGGGACCAAGAAGGGAGATGTTGTCCATTCTAACTTTCAAAACCCATGTAGGGGAAAGAGTCATCTAGGGTGACATTCCTTGAAATAAATTCCAGGAGGATCCAGGCCAAAGAGATGAGCCGAAGCTAGTGAGATAATTTATCTTTATTGTCCAAATGGCAGAGAATCCTATACACAGCAGAAAGGAGGAACGTGGCAGGAATGGGACCTGTAGGGAAACCAAACTTGGAGATTCTTTTCCCAGGAGCCGAAGAGGTCAGTCACACCTTGATGAGACTGTGACCTTGAGAAGTGGACCATCTCTCTCAGTTAAATAAGGTGGAGCAACAGAGCAATGAGAAAGGCCAGAGGAGGATTCCCTAAGAACCAGATGGTTTCAGGTCTCAAGTAGAGGAACACGTGAGCCTATTCACTGTCTAACCAGGAAGCCTCTGTTGGGGGACAGGCTTTGGGCCCTGCCATGAACCTTCCCACTTAGGCTACAACCTCCTTCAAGGCGGCCCCCAGCTCTGGGAAGGAATACTGGTAGCCAGAGGCCAGTGTCCGCCGGGGGACCACCTTTTGGCCCTCCAGCAGCATGATGGCACGCTCTCGCCCAAAGACAGCTTGCACCACAGTGCTGGGGAGAGGGATGAAGGCTGGGCGGCCCAGGGCTGCACCCAAGGCCTGGGCAAACTCAGCATTTGTAGTAGTGGAGGCTGGAGCCACTCCATTCAGGACCCCCTGTACGTGGCTTGCTTCAACGGCATGAGCCAGGATTCCCACCAGGTCCCTGATGTGAATCCAGGGGAAGAACTGATGGCCTGAGCCGATGGGGCCCCCCAGGCCCAGGCGGAAGGGCAGCAGCATGTGACCAATGGCACCGCCCCCACGGCCCAGCACAACTCCTAGAGCAGGCAAGAAGGATGGTCCGGGGAGGCAGTCAGCCTCCAGGCAGCCCCACTGTTCTCCCGCTTCCCCTTCCTCGCTCCTTCCCCATGCTAACTTAGCTCTGTAGCAGTTGAGGGACTTTGGTACTTCTGATCCTTACTTTATAAGCTCAGCTCCCCTGATCCTCGGACTTCCCCAACCCAGAGAAGATGGTCCAACCATGTGTGAGACCCCAGCCCCTGGTTCTCACCGGAGCGCACCACCACCTGGCGTGTAGAATCTCCTGGAAGCCTGGCTGCAGCTTCCCATTTGGTTACGAGGTTGGAGAAAAAGTCAAAATCCCCTCCAGGGCTGTCCTCATCATACTCCGCAGTCGGGCTGGGCTGGTAGTAAGCTGCCAGTGGAACAGCACTCATTTGCTCCAGTGTCCTTGGTCCTGCCTGGCCCTTTGCAGTCAAGGCTCCCCTTGGCCTCACCCACCTTGGCCGTTGGGATCTCCCCATGGGAAGACAGAGCCATGGTATTTGCTCCTTGAGCTTCTCTATGAGCTGACTGTCTCTGCCCTGAAGAACTCTTATCTTTAGTTAGTCTTAGCAGGACTAAACTGAGCAGCTGCTGGACTGTAGTGGTTAAGAAAAAAGACTTGGGTGCCAGGCTGCCTGAGTGTTAATCTCAGCTCCACCATTTATTAACTCTGTGCCTTCagcaagttacataacctctccgtgcagaatttttgcatctctaaaatgaaaataataatagtacctacctcacagggttcttgtgagaattaaatgctgTAATatgtgtaaaacacttagaatagcGGCTGGTGTATAAGCTATAATTGTTTGCCATTATTTGGTCCCAAAGGTGAAATACAAGAATCGGGAATTCTGTTTCTAAAGAACTGTTCTGTGAGAGTCAAGGGACTTGAGGGTAGGCGAAGTTTTTCCTGGCACAGGCAGCAGTGCTTCAACCCCCGCTATCTCTGAGGGTCCCCATTTCTCAGTGAAAGTACACAAAGGTCAGGAGAAACATGCATGGACGAGGGCCTAGGAAGTCCCTGTGCTTGGAAAAGACTAGCCCTCTGGGCATGTGTAGCTAGGAGGGCCTGAGCTCCCTCTCATGGTGGACTACCTTCCCCCGGCTCATGTATGGGGCTGGTGATCTGGGGCATACCTACGCCTGTGACTAAGACCCAGGCCTGTGGGGGGTGTGGGGCCTTGGTGATGGCTCTAGCCAGCAGGTGGGTGGTCTCCAGGCGGCTGCTGAGAACCTCTTTTTGGAAGGCTTCATTCCATCTGcaggagaaacagaggaaataaaaagtcactaaatacatacatgcacatatccctccctctctttccctgggGCCCGTCCATATCCACGTCTAGTAAAACCCTGCATTGTGTCTTAGTGAAGTGGTCCATCCTCCTGTGGAGGGAAAAGGCATATCTTTTTTGGGCATCCTGAGCTATAAGCGAGGACTGAAGTCAACTGGCTGAGTgggtggaggggcaggtgggCGTGGAGGGGTGAGGCAGGATGAGTAGTCGAGGAAATAGGTTTAATTCTCAATCTGGCAGCTCCATTCTCCACAGCTCATAGGTTCTCATCAGAGCTGACCCCCCTCCTCCCTATGCTCTAAAGGATATCAGTTTTAGGGCCCAGCCTGACCTTCGGAGAGGGTTGAGGATGTTCTCTCCGGCCAGGTTGATGGCAGCGTCGCAGCGGGGCAGCCCCGACGTAGCGAGTTCATCCTGTCAGAGAAAGCACACGGTGCCCCCGAGGCCCCGCCCTGCGCCGCCAAACCAgggctccccccgcccccagcttcCAAGGGACGGACATACCCACGTGATCCGACCCGGCGCGGGCTTTCGGGAGATCAATGTCACTTCGTGGCCCCTGGCTTTCAGCAGCTGGGTTAGGGCTGTTCCAATGAAGCCCGTCCCGCCACCTGATCGGGAAATACCAGGTGTTTATCCTCCCGGGGGAGCCTTCCGCCCCCGCATGTGGGCCCGTCCTCTGGTGCCATCCCGTCTGACTCCAGATTTCTCTCCTCCTCGCCCCCTCCCCACAATGCAGACGTGACACAGGTCACAGGGATTGGCGAGATTCGGCTTCTCGGGCTAGGAGGCCAAGGCCAGGTTGCCCGTGCACGTGACAGTGCCCCTCTCGGGAATGGCCTCCCGGTTTTCAATCTCTGTCTGGCTCAATCTTCTTTCCATAAACCCGCCCCTCACtctccctttctgcctctctcaCCCACAAGCACCCGCATAGCGGCCAGGACCTAACGCGCATGTGCTAGAGTTAGAGCACTCCCTCCTCCCTTAGTGGCGACTACGACCTCTCTGCGCATGCGTCATCCGGGAAGAGCGCTCCAATTAGGGGGCGGGCAGACTTGTGAGTGGGCGCGGCCCTGCCCGGTGACCCGGAAGAACTCATAGAGAAGGCTATGTATTTCATTGCAAGGCGTGGCTGGGACAGTACGAGCGGTGGGGAAAATAGACACGGGGGGCGGGGAAAGAGGGGGGCGGGGAAAGAGGGGGGCGGGGAAAGAGGGGGCGGGGAAAGGGGAGGGCGGGGAAAGAGGGGGGCGGGGAAAGAGGGGGGCGAGGCGGGGGAGGGAAAGCTTTAGTGCAGGGAAGAGCCCTTGACCTAAAACCGGAACCTCCTCTAACTGCGAAGTTCTGGATGTCCATTCGGTTTGGTGGATCAGTAATCCAAGAGAATCTGTCCACCGGTAATATGGATTCATTCTACTCGGcctatttatcttttcttttccctgttcTGGCTCCTTTGTATCGGCCTTGAAACATGCCAAAGTTCCCCTCGTCTTAAAATAACCCTTCTCCAGCTCTCTTCTTCATCTGCTAATGTCGTCTCTCTTCGTCTTCATAGCTAGACTTCTCAGAAAAGTGGTGTCCATTTTCCACTTCCAAGTTCACTCTCGCCTGGTTTCTGCCTTTATCATTCATTAACTCTCTCGCCAAGATCACCAATTTCGCATGTGTCATCAAAACAAATCCctagttttcagtcattattttcGACCTCTGCATCACTGGACCTTTGCTGACTCCTCCTTCCGTTGGGAAATGCTCATCTttcagcctcagtgaaagccagACTCCTTTCTGGGTCTTTCTCCTAacttttttcagtctctattgcTTGCTCCACCTCCACTATGGTCTTAAAATGTCAGTATTCCTTAAAGCTGGGTCCTAGgaccttcctctcttctccttctgcacTTTTTCTCCCAAGCGTCTACGTTGGTGAATTCAGTTACcagttttttaaagaagagttcCTAAACCTCCTGTGCAACTTGAATCTCTCCTCTAAGTTCCTGACTCCTATAAAAACTTCCCATTAGACATTTCTTCTTGGATGTCTGAGACCCTGTTGATTTTACATACTAAATATATCCCAGATCcatctgtttttctctgtctctgccactCCCACTCTCCTTCGAGTTATTATCCTCTTTTGTCTAAATGTCTGCAATAGACTCCTAATAAATCTTCCtgcttttgtgtgtttcttttctccaaaCTGTTTCACACATTGCAAacagaatgatcttttaaaaacatgtggGAGGAACACTATGGTGGCATGTATATATCCTAAAAAACTCCCATAACAAAATACCTAGATATGCtggataaaatataacatatctCCATTTAAATGCATTCCTGAGTTaactagaaaataaaggaaatccgCAGAGACCAAAAACAAAGTTTTCCTTAGGATTGAGGCTACCTCATGGTTGTTCATCAGTCTCAGTAACCCAGAGGCTTGGGTGACAGGAGATGATGCCTGGGACCCAAGCAAGATTAGATCTGAGACCTCTGCATAAAGCTCTTCATGGACTATATCCTCAGGGAGAAAGTGAACTTTAAAAAGCCCACTTAGTATCAAAGAACATAACCATGAAGCGTGTTTCTATAGGTTTGGCTCTTGGCTAGGATTGGTTGTacaaaaatttgttttccttgagAAGTTGTATCTATTGTCCTGCCATCCTGCAGATTTGGAGTTTGAATTCATTGTTACCTGTTTGGCCTAGGAAGCCCTAAGCCAAGAATTTAAGTAAGTGTTCCAGATAGGAGCAGACATAAATCCTCCCTGGATTTCACAGGATCCCAATAGATAAAGTCCTGCTAAGCATGAGCCCTCAAtccaaaattacaaaacacacaaggaaacaaGACACTCTCAGGAGTCAACAGAAACAACTCACAGTAGAGTTAGACCAAAAAAGATTTCAGATGTTAGAATGATGAGATACAGAATTTAAAACTACCAAGtctaaaatgtttaaagaagaggagatattaaaaacatgagaaagagaaaagatactaTCAAAAACATTCCAACAGAATTGATAACCAGTTTGAactcctaaaaattaaaaatatagtgatTCAAATTTGAGAACTCATTGAATGGCTTTAAGCAGCAGGGAATAGATTTAGCATTAGTTAAGAGAAGATTAACTACATATGAAGAAATTATGTAGAATGcagcacagagagacagaggtagaAAATATGAGAGGGTAAGAGACAAGGAAGGTAAAGTGAGGGATTCTAACTCTTCTATTTGGCATCCCAgaaaagaggagacagagaaaattatttgaagagaTACTAGCTGattattttcccaaattaatgAAAGATATGAATATTCAGATTCAGTAAGCAAAGTGAATCTCAAgtagaacaaataaaaaagaaatctgtaccTAGTCACATCATAGTAAAACTATGAgaacaaagacaaagaagagaTATTAAAAGCAGGCAGCAAGAAGAGACAGATTATAAAGAAATAGCAGATGGACAACTGATACTTCAACTGCAGCAGTATAAGCCAGTGAGATAATACCTTCAAGTGGtaagagaaaataattggaaACTAGAATTGTTTACCAACAAACTGGCATTCAAGAATgaaggtaggggctggccccatggcccattggttaagttggcatgctcctcTTCcccggcccagggttttgctggttcggatcctgggtgtggacatggcaccactcatcaggcgaCGCcaaggcggtgtcccacatgccacaactagaaggactcacaactaaaaatatacaactatgaaccgaggggatttggggagaaaaagcagaaaaaaaaaagaagattggcaacagttgttagctcaggtgccaatctttaagagaaaaaaaaaagaatgaaggtaaaACGAGGATACTTTTAGATAAGCAAAAAATGAGAGCATTTACCATCATCAACTTCTAACCTTtgtcaggaagaaagaaaatgatttcaaaagGAAGGTGTGaaatgcaagagaaaaatgatcaaaatgttGGTAAACAAAAGGGTAAATGTAAACAAATGTTGAGCATATAAAGCAATAACAGTAATATTTAATTTGtggataaaaattaaagcagaagtAAAATAGTAGTCCTCAATAACGGAGAAGTATGTGACTGGAGCTGACTTGTTGGGAAAAGGATAACAATACTGAATAATATTAAACTTTGTtaaatatacatttgaaaaattaaggGCAACTattatttactaaaaataaatatgcacttCCAGATCAGTAGAGAAAAACCATAAAACAATATAATCAATTCAAAAGTTATCAGGAAGTGATAAAAAAGAGGGCTTAGACAAAACTAGAAAGCTCTAAATAAGATCACAGGAATAATCAGTACAACAGACTAAGAAACTGAATTAACTAGGTGCACTGGAATTGCAAATTTCAACATGGGGGAATCTCACAACTACATTGTTAAGCAAAAAAGGAAGTTGTAGAAAAGTATTTGCTAtatgatatt
This is a stretch of genomic DNA from Equus caballus isolate H_3958 breed thoroughbred chromosome 1, TB-T2T, whole genome shotgun sequence. It encodes these proteins:
- the SDR39U1 gene encoding epimerase family protein SDR39U1, with amino-acid sequence MRVLVGGGTGFIGTALTQLLKARGHEVTLISRKPAPGRITWDELATSGLPRCDAAINLAGENILNPLRRWNEAFQKEVLSSRLETTHLLARAITKAPHPPQAWVLVTGVAYYQPSPTAEYDEDSPGGDFDFFSNLVTKWEAAARLPGDSTRQVVVRSGVVLGRGGGAIGHMLLPFRLGLGGPIGSGHQFFPWIHIRDLVGILAHAVEASHVQGVLNGVAPASTTTNAEFAQALGAALGRPAFIPLPSTVVQAVFGRERAIMLLEGQKVVPRRTLASGYQYSFPELGAALKEVVA